Proteins from one Clostridium cellulovorans 743B genomic window:
- a CDS encoding tetratricopeptide repeat protein → MDIKNFFKEKLATVMFLELKPERVETLFKIPTNEQIYFPLRAEKMNSLVMSGNSERIPLGFFIEGFFYVIGADPDFKFNIVYKDIIFTNAKFIDYIKGLIASEITNNNYDDAYLFLKGLLEIDPSEENYKKFFLLAEELRLNNSIYIEDILLVIEKAYKIDNFPEPYYYEALILKEQGDFTKALYCINNYFKVGGTLTKETSELRSVLKDIRSYERGKEILYEDPKGALELLLPLASPFGDDPILLYYIAIAYRILNQNSLALEYLQQAFALDNQLIEVVNELGINYAAIGDYEKAIQYLRKAFEATKAIEICTNLIMCYINIEDLKQAKLHLSIAEKLKPDDEIVQQLKDILTNNI, encoded by the coding sequence ATGGATATAAAAAATTTTTTCAAAGAAAAACTAGCAACTGTTATGTTTTTAGAGTTAAAACCTGAAAGAGTAGAAACTTTATTTAAAATTCCCACGAATGAACAAATTTACTTTCCTTTAAGAGCTGAAAAAATGAATTCATTAGTTATGAGTGGAAATTCAGAAAGAATTCCATTAGGCTTTTTTATAGAAGGGTTTTTTTATGTTATCGGAGCTGATCCAGACTTTAAGTTTAATATAGTCTACAAAGATATTATTTTTACAAATGCTAAATTTATAGATTATATAAAAGGGTTAATTGCAAGTGAAATTACAAATAATAATTATGATGATGCTTACTTATTTTTAAAAGGCTTACTAGAAATAGATCCCTCTGAAGAAAATTATAAGAAGTTTTTTCTTTTAGCAGAGGAATTAAGGCTTAATAATTCTATTTACATAGAGGATATACTTTTAGTCATTGAAAAAGCATATAAAATAGATAATTTTCCAGAACCTTATTATTATGAGGCATTAATTTTGAAAGAACAGGGTGATTTTACAAAAGCCCTTTACTGTATAAATAACTATTTTAAAGTAGGTGGTACTTTAACAAAAGAAACTTCCGAATTAAGAAGTGTTTTAAAAGACATTAGAAGTTATGAACGTGGAAAAGAAATTCTATATGAGGATCCTAAAGGTGCATTAGAATTATTATTGCCACTAGCATCACCATTTGGTGACGATCCTATATTACTTTACTATATAGCTATTGCCTATAGGATTTTAAACCAAAACTCTCTTGCTTTAGAATACCTCCAACAAGCTTTTGCTTTAGATAATCAATTAATTGAAGTGGTAAATGAACTTGGAATAAATTATGCTGCTATTGGAGATTATGAGAAGGCAATACAATATTTAAGAAAAGCTTTTGAAGCTACTAAAGCTATTGAAATATGTACAAATTTAATTATGTGCTATATTAATATTGAAGATTTAAAGCAAGCAAAACTTCATCTAAGCATCGCTGAAAAATTGAAACCTGATGATGAGATAGTTCAACAACTAAAAGACATACTAACAAACAATATCTAG
- a CDS encoding phospho-sugar mutase, with the protein MNYKEKYLSWLNAENLDLETKEELNAIKDEKEIEDRFYKDLEFGTGGLRGVIGAGSNRMNVYTVAKATQGFANYLVANYKDNASVTIAYDSRNMSKEFAESAACVLCANGIKVNLFESLRPTPMLSFAVRELKSSGGIVITASHNPKQYNGYKVYGEDGGQVTDYNAMVILDEITKVDIFNDTKTMDIEEAKKQGLLNIIGEAVDTAFINNVKAQTIREELVREHGKDLEIIYTPIHGTGNLPVRKVLQELGYESLHVVKEQELPDGNFPTAPYPNPENPQVFEIALEMAKEIKPDIIFGTDPDADRIGAVVKDSEGNYQVLSGNQTGVLLTHYIITSLIDLKKLPQNPAVIKTIVTSELATKICDHYGVTLIDVLTGFKYIGEKIKEFEETNSNTFLFGFEESYGALAGTYARDKDAVVTAMLICEMTLYYKNKGLSLYEAFIQLSKEFGYYKEELISIELQGKEGQEKIQKSLDYLRENPLTEVNNVAIKTAFDYKKGIETNLENKADKTIDLPKSNVLKYILSDDSWFVVRPSGTEPKMKVYLSVVGKSFEDSKIKMEDFKENIMAIINKAMV; encoded by the coding sequence ATGAATTATAAGGAAAAATATTTGAGCTGGTTAAATGCTGAAAACCTAGACTTAGAGACTAAGGAAGAATTAAACGCGATTAAAGATGAAAAAGAGATTGAAGACAGATTTTACAAGGATCTAGAATTTGGCACAGGAGGCTTAAGAGGGGTAATCGGTGCTGGAAGCAATAGAATGAACGTTTATACTGTCGCAAAAGCAACACAAGGTTTCGCAAACTATTTAGTGGCAAACTACAAAGATAATGCATCTGTCACTATTGCCTATGACTCAAGAAATATGTCAAAAGAGTTTGCGGAAAGTGCTGCTTGCGTATTATGTGCAAATGGCATTAAGGTAAATCTATTTGAATCCTTAAGACCAACACCAATGCTATCATTTGCTGTTAGAGAGTTAAAATCTAGCGGTGGTATAGTTATTACTGCATCACATAATCCTAAACAATATAATGGATATAAGGTTTATGGAGAAGACGGTGGCCAAGTAACTGATTATAACGCTATGGTAATCTTAGATGAAATAACAAAAGTAGATATTTTCAATGATACTAAAACAATGGATATAGAAGAAGCTAAAAAGCAAGGTCTTCTAAACATTATTGGTGAAGCTGTAGATACTGCTTTTATAAACAATGTAAAAGCTCAAACTATCAGAGAAGAGCTTGTGCGCGAACATGGTAAAGATTTAGAAATAATCTATACACCAATACACGGTACCGGAAATTTACCTGTGAGAAAAGTTCTACAGGAACTTGGGTATGAAAGCCTTCATGTAGTAAAGGAACAAGAGTTACCTGACGGTAATTTCCCAACAGCACCATATCCAAACCCAGAGAATCCTCAAGTATTTGAAATTGCGTTAGAAATGGCTAAAGAAATAAAGCCAGATATAATTTTTGGAACTGACCCAGATGCTGATAGAATTGGTGCAGTTGTTAAAGATTCAGAAGGCAATTATCAAGTATTATCAGGAAATCAAACAGGAGTTCTTTTAACTCATTACATAATTACATCACTTATAGATCTAAAGAAATTACCACAAAATCCAGCAGTTATAAAAACTATTGTTACTAGCGAACTTGCAACAAAAATTTGTGACCACTACGGAGTAACATTAATTGATGTTCTTACAGGCTTCAAATATATCGGAGAAAAAATCAAAGAATTTGAAGAAACAAACTCAAATACTTTCTTATTTGGATTTGAAGAAAGTTATGGAGCACTTGCTGGAACATATGCTAGAGATAAAGATGCTGTTGTTACTGCAATGCTTATATGTGAAATGACATTATACTATAAAAATAAAGGACTTAGTCTTTATGAAGCATTTATTCAGTTAAGCAAAGAGTTTGGATACTATAAAGAAGAACTTATCTCAATTGAACTTCAAGGAAAAGAAGGTCAAGAAAAAATTCAAAAATCTTTAGATTATTTAAGAGAAAACCCATTAACAGAGGTTAATAATGTTGCAATTAAAACTGCATTTGATTATAAGAAAGGAATAGAAACAAATCTTGAAAATAAAGCTGATAAAACTATAGACCTTCCAAAATCAAATGTTTTAAAATACATTTTATCAGATGATTCTTGGTTTGTTGTGAGACCTTCAGGTACTGAGCCAAAAATGAAAGTTTATCTTTCTGTTGTAGGTAAATCTTTTGAAGATTCAAAAATAAAGATGGAAGACTTTAAAGAAAACATTATGGCTATAATTAATAAAGCAATGGTATAG
- a CDS encoding aminotransferase class I/II-fold pyridoxal phosphate-dependent enzyme: MYKMNQNETPLFDALMEYVNRETIPFHVPGHKKGYGIDEEFKKFIGENPFKIDVTVFKLVDSLHHPTGPIKKAQELAADAYGADSTFFSIHGTSGAIQAMIMSVVSDGDKILIPRNVHKSVTAGIILSGAIPVYMQPEFDKKLGIAHGVTPETVKKTLEANPDAKSVLIINPTYYGVATDLKSIADIVHSYNIPLIVDEAHGPHLLFNEKLPLSALEAGADICAQSTHKIIGSLTQGSLLHVKSKLVDTNRVKQMLNVLQTTSPSYILMASLDTARRQIAINGKELLDNAIELANYARSEINRIDGFYCFGEEVLGKPGAYGFDPTKITISCRELGITGYELDMMLSEKYHIQMELSDFYNTLAVGSFGDTKENIDALIAALKEISSEYHGNSQGLGDFLDIPSVPEQIQIPREAFNSVKTPVLLKNSIGMISGEFLMAYPPGIPILCPGEKITEEIISYVSQLKATGLYVQGTEDPNVEYIKVVKEEDAVYINVE, translated from the coding sequence GTGTATAAAATGAATCAAAATGAAACTCCGCTATTTGATGCTCTAATGGAGTATGTAAATAGAGAAACGATACCTTTTCATGTTCCAGGTCATAAGAAAGGTTATGGTATTGATGAGGAATTTAAAAAGTTTATTGGTGAAAATCCTTTTAAGATAGATGTAACGGTATTTAAACTTGTTGATTCTCTACATCATCCAACAGGACCTATTAAAAAAGCACAAGAACTAGCTGCAGACGCATATGGAGCAGACTCAACCTTTTTCTCAATTCACGGCACCTCAGGAGCGATTCAAGCTATGATTATGTCCGTGGTGAGCGATGGTGATAAAATTCTAATTCCTAGAAATGTTCACAAATCAGTAACTGCTGGGATTATTTTAAGTGGAGCTATACCTGTTTATATGCAACCAGAATTTGATAAAAAGTTGGGTATAGCGCATGGGGTAACTCCTGAGACGGTTAAAAAGACATTAGAAGCTAATCCTGATGCAAAATCAGTTTTAATTATAAATCCGACTTACTATGGTGTAGCTACAGATTTAAAAAGTATTGCTGATATAGTACATAGCTATAATATTCCTTTAATTGTTGATGAAGCTCATGGACCACATTTATTATTTAACGAAAAGCTTCCACTATCAGCATTAGAAGCTGGAGCGGATATTTGTGCACAAAGTACTCATAAAATTATTGGGTCTTTAACTCAAGGTTCTCTTCTTCATGTGAAATCTAAACTTGTAGATACTAATAGAGTTAAGCAAATGCTTAATGTACTACAAACTACGTCTCCATCATATATATTGATGGCGTCATTAGATACTGCAAGAAGACAAATTGCAATTAATGGTAAAGAACTGTTAGACAATGCTATAGAACTTGCAAATTATGCACGTTCAGAAATAAATAGAATTGATGGTTTTTATTGTTTTGGTGAAGAAGTACTAGGTAAACCAGGTGCTTATGGTTTTGATCCAACAAAGATTACTATTTCTTGTAGGGAATTAGGCATAACTGGATACGAGTTGGACATGATGTTATCAGAAAAATATCATATACAAATGGAACTTTCTGATTTTTATAATACTCTTGCTGTTGGATCTTTTGGAGATACAAAGGAAAATATTGATGCACTTATTGCTGCTCTTAAAGAGATAAGTAGTGAATATCATGGTAACTCACAAGGCTTAGGAGACTTTTTAGACATTCCGTCTGTACCAGAACAAATACAAATTCCAAGAGAAGCTTTTAATTCCGTTAAAACTCCTGTTCTTTTAAAAAATAGTATAGGTATGATAAGTGGAGAATTCTTAATGGCTTATCCTCCTGGTATTCCTATCTTATGTCCAGGAGAAAAAATAACTGAAGAAATAATCAGTTATGTTAGTCAATTAAAAGCTACAGGTTTATATGTTCAAGGAACTGAGGATCCTAATGTAGAATATATAAAGGTTGTTAAGGAAGAAGATGCGGTTTATATAAATGTAGAATAA
- a CDS encoding insulinase family protein encodes MLCVNNVYSGFRLEEVQKVNEINSTANIFIHEQSGAKLLFIDCDDENKSFSIAFRTPPQDSTGVAHILEHSVLCGSKKFPVKEPFVELAKGSLNTFLNAMTFSDKTLYPIASKNNKDFNNLMDVYLDAVLNPKIYEDSYIMMQEGWHYELKTPNDDLEYKGVVYNEMKGAFSSPDSVLYRKISQTLFPDTTYGFESGGDPEKITDLSQEDFLDFHKRYYHPSNSYIFLYGKLDILENLKFINENYLKNYQKQDIESSIPVQKAFNSMQEVIDKYPISNNDKDSEKTYLSLNYVVANAKESEKILAMDILEHLLLEAQGAPLKKALIDNNLGKDVYGYYDSSCLQPYMSIIVKNSDLDKKDLFKKVVYETLERLVKEGIDKKAIEASINRKEFELRENNFRNYPKGLIYNMDALDSWLYGYDPIQNLRFEESLENIKSALTTDYFEKIIKEIFLDNNHSSLLVLTPEKGLGEKKNNEIKAKLTEYKNSLSKDQIDAIIKNTAALEERQNSRDSKEALETIPMLTINDLNSKPETAPLEEKDIKGIKALHSNVNTNKIAYVSLNFNAGNIDEKLIPYLTILSRLLGKVDTNSKGYETLSQEIDIYTGGIEASSSAYFYIDNSDDFYPYFAVKGKAVNSNMQCLMSLMKQVIFDSKFEDKNRIKIIIDELESRVESTLISRGHNVAAGRALAYVSKNNKYLEELSGIYFYDFLVDLQRNYDDKFDTIKNNLVKLSKEIFNKDNLIVTLIGSGEEYSALENNINVIYDSLGENKFVKNNYSFDNLKSENEGFVTSGKVQYVAKAANLGELGLKYSGKMLVLKSIISLDYLWNKVRVMGGAYGGFAGVQRSGNFYLVSYRDPNLKETIDIYNDTYKYLENFSADERTMVKYIIGTISDLDSAVTPQQKGENAIANYFRKITNEQVAKEREEVIKTTEEDIRLLADVIKKAMDDNNLCVIGNEDKIENSKDLFNSTRSLLSNN; translated from the coding sequence ATGCTTTGTGTTAATAATGTTTACAGTGGCTTTAGGTTGGAAGAAGTCCAAAAGGTAAATGAAATAAACAGTACTGCAAATATATTTATTCATGAACAAAGTGGTGCAAAATTATTGTTCATTGACTGCGATGATGAAAATAAATCTTTTTCAATTGCTTTTAGAACTCCACCACAAGATAGTACAGGTGTAGCACATATATTAGAACACAGTGTCCTTTGTGGTTCAAAAAAATTTCCTGTAAAAGAACCTTTTGTAGAACTTGCTAAAGGTTCATTAAATACTTTTTTAAATGCCATGACCTTTAGCGATAAAACGCTTTACCCAATTGCAAGTAAGAATAATAAAGACTTTAATAATTTAATGGATGTTTACTTAGACGCAGTATTAAACCCTAAAATATATGAAGATTCTTATATAATGATGCAAGAAGGTTGGCATTATGAATTAAAAACTCCAAATGATGATTTAGAATATAAAGGCGTAGTTTATAATGAAATGAAAGGTGCTTTTTCATCACCTGATTCGGTACTTTATAGAAAAATATCACAAACACTTTTTCCTGATACTACCTATGGTTTCGAATCTGGTGGTGATCCAGAAAAAATTACCGACTTATCTCAAGAGGACTTTTTAGACTTTCATAAAAGATACTACCATCCATCAAACAGCTATATATTTTTATATGGTAAGTTAGATATTTTAGAAAATTTAAAATTTATAAATGAAAACTATCTTAAAAACTATCAAAAACAAGATATTGAATCATCTATTCCTGTACAAAAAGCCTTTAATTCAATGCAAGAAGTTATAGATAAATACCCAATCAGTAATAATGATAAAGACTCCGAAAAGACATATTTGAGTCTTAATTACGTAGTAGCCAATGCTAAAGAAAGCGAAAAAATATTAGCAATGGATATATTGGAACATTTACTACTTGAGGCACAAGGGGCACCATTAAAAAAGGCTCTTATAGATAATAACTTAGGAAAAGATGTTTATGGCTATTATGATAGTAGCTGTCTTCAGCCATATATGAGCATAATAGTAAAAAATTCCGATTTAGATAAAAAGGATTTATTTAAAAAAGTTGTTTATGAAACACTTGAAAGGTTAGTTAAAGAAGGTATTGATAAAAAAGCTATAGAAGCATCTATTAATAGAAAAGAGTTTGAACTTAGGGAAAATAATTTTAGAAACTATCCAAAAGGGCTTATATATAATATGGATGCCTTAGACAGTTGGTTATACGGATATGATCCTATTCAGAACTTAAGATTTGAAGAATCATTAGAGAATATAAAATCGGCGCTAACCACTGATTATTTTGAAAAAATAATTAAAGAAATTTTTCTCGATAATAACCACAGCTCATTGTTAGTTCTTACTCCTGAAAAAGGGTTAGGTGAAAAGAAAAATAATGAGATTAAAGCTAAATTAACAGAGTATAAGAACTCTTTATCAAAGGATCAAATCGATGCTATTATTAAAAATACAGCAGCTTTAGAAGAAAGACAGAATTCAAGGGATAGCAAGGAAGCTTTAGAAACCATTCCTATGCTTACAATAAATGATTTAAATTCTAAACCTGAAACAGCTCCTCTAGAAGAAAAAGACATTAAGGGTATAAAAGCACTTCATTCAAACGTCAATACCAATAAAATTGCTTATGTTTCTCTAAACTTTAATGCTGGTAATATTGACGAGAAGTTAATCCCATATTTAACAATTTTATCAAGACTTCTTGGAAAGGTTGATACTAATTCAAAAGGGTATGAGACCTTATCTCAAGAAATAGATATTTACACTGGAGGAATTGAAGCTTCCTCTTCAGCTTATTTCTATATAGACAATTCAGATGATTTTTATCCTTACTTTGCAGTAAAAGGAAAAGCTGTTAACTCAAATATGCAGTGTCTGATGTCGTTAATGAAACAAGTTATATTTGATAGTAAGTTTGAGGATAAAAATAGAATTAAGATCATCATAGATGAGCTAGAATCAAGAGTAGAATCTACTCTTATTAGCCGAGGACACAATGTCGCTGCTGGTAGAGCTTTAGCCTATGTATCAAAAAATAATAAATATCTTGAGGAACTTTCAGGAATTTATTTCTATGATTTCTTAGTAGATCTTCAAAGAAATTATGACGATAAATTTGATACTATAAAAAATAATTTAGTAAAACTTTCTAAAGAAATATTTAATAAGGATAATTTAATTGTTACTTTAATTGGAAGTGGAGAAGAATACTCTGCTTTAGAAAATAATATTAATGTTATTTATGATTCTCTTGGTGAAAATAAATTTGTTAAAAATAATTATTCTTTTGATAATTTAAAATCTGAAAATGAAGGATTTGTAACGTCTGGAAAAGTACAATATGTTGCAAAAGCAGCAAACTTAGGAGAATTAGGGTTAAAATACAGTGGCAAAATGCTTGTTCTAAAATCAATAATAAGCTTAGACTACCTATGGAATAAAGTCAGAGTTATGGGGGGGGCTTATGGGGGTTTTGCTGGAGTCCAAAGAAGTGGGAACTTCTATCTTGTATCTTATAGAGATCCTAATTTGAAAGAAACAATAGATATATATAATGACACATATAAGTATTTAGAAAACTTTTCTGCTGATGAACGTACAATGGTAAAATACATTATTGGTACTATATCAGATTTAGATTCAGCAGTAACTCCTCAACAAAAAGGAGAGAATGCTATAGCAAACTACTTCAGAAAAATTACTAATGAACAAGTAGCAAAAGAAAGAGAAGAGGTAATTAAGACAACAGAAGAAGATATTCGTCTTCTTGCAGATGTAATTAAAAAAGCAATGGACGATAATAATCTTTGTGTAATAGGTAATGAAGATAAGATTGAAAATTCTAAAGATCTCTTTAATTCTACTAGAAGTCTTTTATCTAACAACTAA
- a CDS encoding tetratricopeptide repeat protein, producing the protein MNKIMKDNYRTIGRSFYSNRNIEKAFEFYEKAYNSEEGKKDIELILDLALLYDEIYDFDKAKEKFEEVIKLDNTDSRGYYGLGMIYDNNKNFDKAIENYEKAIKLNANYNRAYFYLAGVYDDIKNADKAIECYNKVLSLDPNDFWSYVNLSSIYDEKGNLDISLMYIEKALNIDPEHYMALFNKAVLKKKLGNTCEAINLYKASIEDNPYYGFSYLNLSVIFKEKNQYEDAIKIISEGIKNNEEEGYLYYNRACFYAYLKNYQDSINDLKIAINLYPDFKEYMKNDIELKEVLDYFL; encoded by the coding sequence ATGAATAAAATTATGAAGGATAACTATCGGACTATAGGCAGAAGTTTCTATAGCAATCGAAATATAGAAAAAGCCTTTGAGTTTTACGAAAAAGCATATAACAGTGAAGAAGGAAAAAAAGATATTGAATTAATTCTTGATTTAGCTTTACTCTATGATGAAATTTATGATTTTGATAAAGCAAAAGAAAAATTTGAAGAAGTTATAAAACTAGACAATACAGATTCTAGGGGTTACTACGGCTTAGGAATGATATATGACAACAATAAGAACTTTGACAAAGCAATTGAAAACTACGAAAAAGCCATAAAATTAAATGCTAATTATAATAGAGCCTACTTCTATTTAGCTGGCGTCTATGATGATATTAAAAATGCAGATAAAGCCATTGAATGTTATAATAAAGTCTTATCACTAGATCCTAATGATTTTTGGTCTTATGTAAATCTTTCTTCTATATATGATGAGAAAGGGAATCTAGATATCTCTCTAATGTATATCGAAAAAGCTCTAAATATAGATCCTGAACATTATATGGCTTTATTCAATAAAGCAGTACTTAAAAAAAAGCTTGGTAATACTTGTGAAGCTATTAATCTCTACAAAGCTTCTATAGAAGATAATCCTTATTACGGTTTTTCTTATTTAAACCTATCAGTTATTTTTAAGGAAAAAAATCAGTATGAAGATGCAATTAAAATAATTTCTGAAGGAATTAAAAATAACGAGGAAGAAGGATACCTATATTACAATAGAGCATGCTTTTATGCTTACTTAAAAAACTACCAAGATTCTATTAATGATTTAAAAATTGCTATAAACCTATATCCAGATTTTAAAGAGTATATGAAAAATGATATAGAGTTAAAAGAAGTATTAGATTATTTTCTTTAA
- a CDS encoding DUF523 domain-containing protein: MITVSACLCGINCKYNGGNNLNPRIRKLMEEEEVILVCPEELGGLKTPRCPAEIVGGSAQDVLEGKAQVLTKEGDDVTRDFIKGAYEALEITKKYKINKAILKSKSPSCGTNKIYDGTFTDKLIDGIGITAELFKINGIEVFSEDDY, from the coding sequence ATGATTACAGTAAGTGCTTGTCTATGTGGTATAAACTGCAAGTATAATGGTGGTAATAATCTTAATCCTAGAATTAGAAAGTTAATGGAAGAAGAAGAAGTAATATTAGTGTGTCCTGAGGAACTAGGAGGCCTAAAAACGCCCAGATGTCCTGCAGAAATAGTTGGAGGAAGTGCACAGGATGTTCTAGAGGGTAAAGCTCAGGTCCTTACAAAAGAAGGCGATGATGTAACCCGTGACTTTATAAAAGGGGCCTATGAGGCTCTGGAAATTACAAAGAAATACAAAATAAATAAAGCTATATTAAAAAGCAAAAGTCCTTCATGTGGTACAAATAAAATATATGATGGGACATTTACCGATAAATTAATTGACGGTATTGGCATTACTGCTGAGCTTTTCAAAATCAATGGTATCGAAGTGTTTTCAGAAGACGATTATTAG
- a CDS encoding endonuclease MutS2 gives MNKRVLRVLEFNKVKDKVKGYTNTTAAKDLIESLEPYDNIYEVLEHLKETEEALNLLMKKGTAPFDGAYDIRDAINLASKGGTLMAVQLVRISNVMRIARRFKGYIDTKESDISSNVLEDICQGIVPVKNLEDAIFNAIISEDEISDKASTTLYNIRRSLKEKNNSVKEKVSSMVRQYSNVLQENFYTIRGDRYVLPVKAEHKGSVQGLVHDQSSTGSTLFIEPIALVNLNNEIKELLLKEKAEIDRILQELSNKVYDDINVIENNSLIVTELDFIFAKAKYANDLGCTIPKINKDGNVDLIEARHPLLDRKIVVPSDIKLGREFTSLVITGPNTGGKTVTLKTLGLIELMALSGLLIPARENSTVGFFKEIFADIGDEQSIEQSLSTFSSHMTNIVSIIENADEHSLALFDELGAGTDPTEGAALAISILENLRMNKVKLVATTHYSELKGYALKTENVENASVEFDVETLKPTYRLLIGIPGKSNAFEISRRLGLPDYIITNAKENIARETLEFEDLIQTLQEKSIKAEEYRREHELLTIEAKKYKEKYEEKFNSISLSREKAIEEGKREARKLLKEAKEEADNILRDMRELEKLGYGAGARQKLEEQRLKLKNKLEEAETNLKNKTLDGEALTTVTEGEEVFIPSLNQKAIVIGKVDNKGEVQVQAGIMKISIKLSELRSPKDTKEQKKVKKREMKLNLKSVSSSIDIRGVDGEEGRYMVDKYLDDAFMAGLGEVTIIHGKGTGTLRNAICEMLKKHHHVKSFRLGNYNEGGTGATVVELI, from the coding sequence TTGAACAAAAGGGTTTTAAGAGTATTAGAATTTAATAAAGTTAAAGATAAAGTTAAAGGTTATACCAATACAACTGCAGCAAAAGATTTAATAGAATCTTTAGAACCATATGATAATATATATGAAGTTCTAGAGCATCTTAAAGAAACAGAAGAAGCACTTAATCTTCTAATGAAAAAAGGTACCGCTCCCTTTGATGGAGCTTACGACATAAGAGATGCCATTAACCTTGCTTCAAAAGGTGGCACACTAATGGCTGTTCAACTTGTAAGAATCTCAAATGTTATGAGAATCGCAAGAAGATTTAAGGGATACATAGATACAAAAGAATCAGATATTTCTTCCAATGTTCTTGAAGATATATGTCAGGGAATAGTACCTGTTAAAAATTTAGAGGATGCTATTTTTAATGCGATAATTAGTGAAGATGAAATCAGTGATAAAGCAAGTACTACTTTATATAACATCAGAAGATCTCTTAAGGAGAAGAATAACTCAGTTAAAGAAAAAGTAAGTTCGATGGTAAGGCAATACTCAAATGTGCTTCAAGAAAACTTCTACACCATTAGAGGTGATAGATATGTTCTTCCTGTAAAAGCAGAGCATAAAGGATCCGTTCAAGGATTAGTACATGATCAAAGTTCTACAGGCTCAACATTATTCATTGAACCAATTGCATTAGTAAATTTAAATAATGAGATTAAAGAACTACTTTTGAAAGAAAAAGCTGAAATTGATAGAATTCTTCAAGAATTGTCGAATAAGGTATATGATGATATTAATGTTATTGAAAACAATTCATTAATTGTCACTGAATTAGACTTTATATTTGCTAAAGCAAAATATGCTAATGATTTAGGATGTACTATACCTAAAATAAATAAAGATGGAAATGTTGATTTAATTGAAGCAAGACATCCCCTTTTAGATAGAAAAATTGTAGTTCCTTCAGATATAAAGTTAGGTAGAGAATTTACATCGCTTGTTATAACAGGACCTAATACTGGCGGTAAAACTGTTACATTAAAAACCTTAGGTTTGATAGAATTAATGGCCTTATCTGGACTTTTAATTCCTGCAAGAGAAAATTCTACAGTAGGATTCTTTAAAGAGATTTTTGCAGATATTGGCGATGAACAAAGTATTGAGCAAAGTTTATCAACCTTTTCTAGTCACATGACAAATATTGTATCTATTATTGAAAATGCTGATGAACATTCATTAGCTTTATTTGACGAGTTAGGAGCTGGTACTGACCCTACAGAAGGTGCAGCTTTAGCAATTTCAATTCTTGAAAACTTAAGAATGAATAAAGTTAAACTAGTTGCCACTACACACTACAGTGAGTTAAAAGGATATGCTTTAAAAACAGAAAATGTAGAAAATGCTTCTGTTGAATTTGACGTTGAAACTTTAAAACCTACATATAGATTGCTTATAGGTATACCGGGAAAATCAAATGCCTTCGAAATATCTAGAAGGCTTGGATTACCTGATTATATAATAACTAATGCAAAAGAAAATATAGCCAGAGAAACCTTAGAATTTGAAGATTTAATACAAACTCTTCAAGAAAAAAGTATAAAAGCAGAAGAATACAGAAGAGAACATGAACTTTTAACTATAGAAGCAAAAAAATATAAAGAAAAATATGAAGAGAAATTTAATAGCATTTCATTATCAAGAGAAAAAGCTATTGAAGAAGGAAAAAGGGAAGCAAGAAAACTTCTAAAAGAAGCTAAAGAAGAAGCAGACAATATTTTAAGAGACATGAGAGAACTAGAAAAGCTTGGCTATGGAGCAGGGGCTAGACAAAAATTAGAAGAACAAAGATTAAAATTAAAAAATAAACTTGAAGAAGCAGAGACAAATTTAAAGAATAAAACACTTGACGGCGAAGCATTGACAACAGTAACTGAAGGTGAAGAAGTTTTCATACCTTCTCTAAATCAAAAGGCTATCGTTATTGGAAAAGTTGATAACAAAGGTGAAGTTCAAGTTCAAGCTGGTATAATGAAGATATCTATAAAGTTATCAGAACTTAGATCACCAAAAGATACCAAGGAACAGAAAAAAGTTAAAAAGAGAGAAATGAAGTTAAATCTGAAATCAGTATCATCCTCAATTGATATAAGAGGTGTGGATGGGGAAGAAGGAAGGTATATGGTAGATAAATACCTAGATGATGCTTTTATGGCTGGACTTGGCGAAGTAACAATTATTCATGGAAAAGGAACTGGAACTTTGAGAAATGCTATATGTGAAATGTTAAAAAAGCATCATCATGTAAAAAGTTTTAGACTTGGAAATTATAATGAAGGCGGTACTGGTGCTACAGTGGTGGAATTAATATGA